A stretch of Peteryoungia algae DNA encodes these proteins:
- a CDS encoding TIR domain-containing protein, with amino-acid sequence MPRKCFYSFHYAEDNWRVAKVKNIGAVEGQPIVSGNEFEAIKAKGDNAVKSWINENMVGRSTVIVLIGANTAGRKWVDYEIEYAWSQKKALLGIHIHKLLDSDENPTAKGKDPFAKWTIGQQKTPMSNFAKVYDPVGADSKSVYASISDNIENWIEEAIRLRG; translated from the coding sequence ATGCCTAGGAAGTGTTTCTACAGTTTTCACTACGCCGAGGATAACTGGCGAGTTGCGAAGGTAAAAAACATCGGTGCAGTGGAGGGGCAGCCGATCGTCTCTGGAAACGAATTCGAGGCGATTAAAGCAAAAGGGGATAATGCAGTCAAAAGTTGGATTAACGAAAACATGGTTGGGAGGAGCACCGTTATTGTGCTCATCGGCGCAAATACGGCCGGTCGTAAGTGGGTAGACTATGAAATCGAGTACGCGTGGAGTCAGAAGAAGGCATTGCTGGGAATCCACATCCACAAGTTACTCGACAGCGACGAAAACCCAACAGCTAAAGGGAAAGACCCGTTTGCTAAATGGACAATTGGGCAGCAAAAGACGCCAATGTCGAACTTCGCAAAAGTGTACGATCCAGTTGGGGCTGACAGCAAATCTGTTTATGCTTCAATCTCAGACAACATTGAAAACTGGATAGAGGAGGCTATTCGCTTAAGGGGTTAG